The following is a genomic window from Parabacteroides johnsonii DSM 18315.
TGCTGTTGCTTGGAGAGTATCAGAAGAAGGTTTTTTGAAAGATTCGAAAGTTGTATCTAATCTGAAATTGAGATTGAGCTATGGTGAAATCGGTAATCAAGCGATTGACTCTTATCAAACAATGACTCGTTTGAAGTCTAAAACTTATTCTTGGGCTGGTAACGGCTTTTATACTTGGCAACCTGATGGGTTAGCCAACAAGGGTTTGGGATGGGAAGTTTCAAAAACTTGGAATGCAGGAGTCGATTTTGGGTTATTTGATAATTTGTTGGGAGGTACGGTGGAATTTTATCATACGCGTAATGAAGATTTGCTGTTGACACGTACGTTACCCGAAACGACAGGCTTTGGATCATTGTGGCAAAATATAGGTACTACTCAAAATCATGGTGTTGAAGCTACCATTAACGTTTATCCGGTCCGTGGAAAAGATCTGAATTGGAGCCTTACGGCAACGGCTACACGTAATTGGAATAAGATTGTTGAATTACTTGATGGTAAGGATGATAGAGGAGCAAGCCGGTTTGTTGGTCAACCAATCAGTGTTTTTTTTAATTATGAAAAAATAGGAATTTGGCAGTTGGATGAACTTGAAGAGGCAAAGAAATACAAACAAGAACCGGGACAAATAAAAATCAGGGATGTGGATGAAGATGGAAAGATTACTGATAACGATAAGGTTATAATTGGTCAGAAGGAGCCGAAAGTGATCGCTTCTATTCAAAATAGCTTGGTTTATAAAGATTGGGATTTTTCATTTAATTTGGTTGGGCAGTTTGGACATATTATTGAAGCAGGTAATTATATAGCTGAATGGAATGCGGATAAGATGATTATCAATAATGTTGATTGGTGGACCCCATTGAATCCGACCAATGAATGGCCTCGTGTACAAACAGCTCAGTCGCAAGATTATACTTCTACTTTATCTAAGTTTAAAGGTGATTTTATTAAATTACAAGACATATCTATAGGGTATAACTTTAAACATCTGTTAGCTCCAGTTTGTAAGGTAGAGAAACTTCGTTTGTATGTTCAAGCCCGAAATTTGTTCTATTTATATCGAGCATGTCCGGGAGATATTAATCCGGAACAGCCGAATTCGGTTTATACGTTACCAACGTCTTTGGTTGTGGGTCTTAATTTCGCATTTTAATAACATTAATATGATTGTCATTATGAAAAAGAAATATATAATCTTATCAGCTTTATCTATGTTCTCGCTATTCTCTTGTCAAGATTTTTTGCAAGAAGAGTCTAAGTCGCAAATGACGCTTGATTATTATTATACAGATAAAGGACTAAATGAAGGAGTCGCAGCTGTATATAGTTCTTGTCGAGAGATGTTTAGAGGTGATATGTTTGAAATTAATTATTTTTCAGATCTGTCGGAAGTTGCAGCTTCCCAGAATAACTCTTATGATCATGTAGGAAAGGTTTCTGCTGGTTTTCTAAATAACTTGTTCTGTAATATGCATCAAGGGATTATGATAGCCAATCGTATGGAAAGGATAATTGGTGATAATCCGGAGACTCGAACTAAAGAAATTTATTTGGCAGAGTTAAGGGGGCTTAGAGCTATGTTTTACCAAATTCAAGCTGAATTATGGGGAAAATATGGTCATTATCAAGAAACTGTTTATGATCAATTTGAAGAAAGTATGCTTTATCTCAATCAAAAGCCACTCTCTTTTTATTATGAACAGATTTTGAAAGATATTGACTATGCAATAGAAAAACTTCCTACACAGTCTGAGATAAAAGAGTTTGGACGTCTTTCTCAAGGTGCAGCAAAGGCACTGAAAGCGCGTTTCTTGTTAGCAATTGCGGGGTATTCAAATCCAGAATATGCGGGGCAGGAGGAGCATAATATGTGTACTCAGTTAGGATTTGCATCTGAAAATGATTTGTATACTCAAGTTCGTGCTTTAGCAAGAAGTGTTATTAATGACTATAGTTATGCGTTGCTCCCATCTTATGGAGATAATTTCGATGAAAGTAAACAGATTAATAAAGAGGTGATTTGGTCAGTACAGTGGACGACTGATAAAACGTTTAACACGGATGAAGCCGGATATCACAGATTTGGGATTGGCCGTACGTGCGAAACGTTAGATTTGAAAGAAAAATCAACTAACAATTTTACTGCGACAATGCGTTCTTTAGCCGTAACTCGTTTAGATGAATCGGGGTCGAAGTTTACGTTTTCGATGCCTTGCCATTCGATGTATTACGGGAGAGAGTATCGGCATATTATGCCTTCGTTTGCGTGGATTAATATGTTTGACAATAAAGATAAGCGTAAGGCGGAAACTTTTGAAACGCTCTATTTGCGAATAGATGATGATAAAGCAGCACCTTCGGATATGACTGACACAGTCGCATATATGCCATTTCGGGCAATTACGTTGGAAGAAGATGAGTGGCATCGTAAATGGGTTGAGTCGGGTGATCCTCATGCTTATTATTTAGATGGGATGAATGAAGTGTATGATATGGATGATCCCAACGATACCCGACATTACGGTGGGCCATTGTTGCACCGGTCTCGTTATTATTCTCTTAAAAAATTCTATGACCGGTCAAGGACTGAGAAAGGTAAACAAGATGAAGGAACGGCTAATGGAACGGTTA
Proteins encoded in this region:
- a CDS encoding RagB/SusD family nutrient uptake outer membrane protein gives rise to the protein MKKKYIILSALSMFSLFSCQDFLQEESKSQMTLDYYYTDKGLNEGVAAVYSSCREMFRGDMFEINYFSDLSEVAASQNNSYDHVGKVSAGFLNNLFCNMHQGIMIANRMERIIGDNPETRTKEIYLAELRGLRAMFYQIQAELWGKYGHYQETVYDQFEESMLYLNQKPLSFYYEQILKDIDYAIEKLPTQSEIKEFGRLSQGAAKALKARFLLAIAGYSNPEYAGQEEHNMCTQLGFASENDLYTQVRALARSVINDYSYALLPSYGDNFDESKQINKEVIWSVQWTTDKTFNTDEAGYHRFGIGRTCETLDLKEKSTNNFTATMRSLAVTRLDESGSKFTFSMPCHSMYYGREYRHIMPSFAWINMFDNKDKRKAETFETLYLRIDDDKAAPSDMTDTVAYMPFRAITLEEDEWHRKWVESGDPHAYYLDGMNEVYDMDDPNDTRHYGGPLLHRSRYYSLKKFYDRSRTEKGKQDEGTANGTVIRLAEMFLIDAECAFRLKEGEQVVYNALKPLWERAFDNLEDANVYKPKNGMDIHFIVDEYSRELGMEFNTFFILKRTRTLLERIGRLPISKEEENSGILRYADYVKEYGEYLYIKPFPESQATRFKVMSRELLPPGYDYGSLF